Part of the Sinomonas atrocyanea genome is shown below.
CCGTCGTCGGGGTCCTGGGCGTCGTCGTGGCCGGCAGCCAGATGCCCTCGAGCCTCGTCGCCTTCCGCCTGACCCCTGCCGCCGTCCTGATCGCCGCCGTGTGGATCGTGGGCCTCCTCGCCGTCCAGCGCAGCCAGAAGGGCCTGCCCTGGCACGAGCAGGGCAATGCCCCCGGCTCCCAGTCCAAGCCCCAGGGACACAGCAAGGACTCCGGAGACGGCAGCAAGAAGGTCAGCACAGGCCGCGCGGCGCTGATCTTCTCCGTGGCAGCGATCGCCACCCTCGGCGCCGGCGTCGCGCTCGAACGCAGCGGGGACGCGATCGCCGGGCACATCGGCCTCTCCGGAGTCCTCTTCGGCGCCACCATCCTGGCGCTGGCGACCTCCCTGCCCGAGATCTCCACGGGCCTGGCCTCGGTCAAGCAGGGCGACTACCGGCTCGCGGTCAGCGACATCTTCGGCGGCAATGCCTTCCTGCCCGTCCTCTTCCTCGTCGCAGTGCTCATCTCGGGCCAGCCGGTGCTGCCCCAGGCGCACAACACCGACATCTACCTCACCGCGCTGGCGATACTGCTGACCCTCGTCTACGTCATGAGCCTGATCTTCCGACCCAAGCGCCGCATCGCGGGCATGGGCGTCGACTCGTTCATCGTGCTGGTCCTCTACCTGCTCGGCGTCGCGGGGCTCTTCGCCGTCGCCTCGGGGTAGGGCAGGTCCGGCACTCCTGCCGCCGCGGCTAGGGCCGCGCCACGTCCTGCACCACCTCGTTGCGGCGCAGGAAGAAGGGCTTGAAGGGCGGGTCGAAGCGGGCGAACCGGGGCGGCCCCGAGGGCTCGAGGCCGGCCGCGGCCATCGCGTCCCGCAGCTCCCGGCTGCGCTTGGCGAATGCCTCGCCGGAGCCGCGGCCGGAGAAGCGCAGCACGGCCGCCGTCGAACCCGGCACAGTGCGGATCCGCACCCGCGGATCGGCGGGCACCGGAGCCGACTCCTCGGTCATGCCGGCAGGGAGCACGAACGCCACCGCGTAGGCGCCCTCCCCCGCGGCGGCGCCGCCGGCACGGCTGGCATCCAGCGGCCCGCTCTGGAGCACGGGGGCGGTCATCGTCACCTTCTGGGACGGGGGCCGCCCCGGCGCCGCCCCCTGCACCACGGGTGCGGTCATGGCCAGCGACTGCCGGGCCGTGTTGTTCCCGCTGATGTAGTTGAAGAGGTGGCGGAAGGCGGCGTTGCCCGCCCGGTCGAAGGACGCGTCCACCTCCACCTCTGCCACGGTGTGGGCGGGGTAGCGCCGCAGCTCGAAGTCTGCGTAGCGCCGGAGGAGCTCGTAGGGCTGCTGTTCGGTCATGGTCCCTCCGACGGTACGCCGGGCGGCGGAGCACGAGAAGGGCCCTAGGCCCGCGGGTCCGTGGCGCGGACGTCCCGGGGGCGGTCCCGGCGCACCGAACGCGTCACGGTGAACTTCCGGTCGCGCCCTGCCACCTCGGTCCTGCCCACCGCGCTCTGGAGCACGGCCCGGTAGCCGAGGTGGCTGTTCGCCACGCACCACAGCTCGCCGCCGGGGGCCAGCAGCCGCCCGGCGGCGCGGATGAGCTTGAGGCCCGCTCCCGCGTGGACGCTCGCCCCCAGGTGGAACGGCGGGTTGAGGAGCACGACGTCGGCGGAGGCCTCGGGCAGCGAGCCGCCGGCATCGTCGTGCTCCACGGCGACCCGCCCGGCGACGCCGTTCGCCTCCATAGTGGCGCGCGCCGAGCGGACCGCCGCGGCCGAGCGGTCCGTGGCCACCACGCGCGCGCCGGGATGGCGCAGCGCGTAGGCGGCGGCGAGGGCGCCGGTGCCGCATCCGAGGTCGACGGCGGAGCTCCCGGGGCCTCCGGGCATGCGGTCGAGGAATCCGAGCAGGAAGCGCGTGCCGAGGTCGAGCCGCGGACCCGCGAAGGCGCCGCCGAACGCACACAGGGTCAGGCCCACGTCGTCGTGCGCCGTGCACACCGGGAACGGCGCCCGCTCCGGGACGGGGCGCGGGCGGGCCGCGGTCAGCAGCCGCGACTTCTGCACCGCGAGCCCGGCGCCGACCTCCGTGAAGCGGGAGCCGAGGACGGCATTCATGGCCAGCGTCATGTGCTTGACGCGCCCGCCGGCGACGAGCACGACGTCGCCGGCCGCCCAGCGGGCGACCGCGTCGGCGAGCTCCTCGAGCTCCGCGAGGCCGCGCGGGAGCTGCGCGAGGACCAGCCGGACACCGGAGAGCAGGCCGGCGTCCAGCTCGTGGGCCTCGTAGGTGCCCGCGAGGCCGAGGGCCGCGGCGTTGCCCGCGAGCGCCGCCCGGCCGGTCACGAGGTCCTGGTGGACCCGGACTCCGGTGAGTCCGGCGGCGGCGAGCTGGAGCGTCACCGCGCCGTAGGCGTCGCCGATCACCGCGATCTCCCGCCCCGCCAGTCCGCGCGCCGCCGCCTGGTCGATGCCGCGGGCACCGAGGAGCCTGTCGGTCGCGTCGAAGGCCAACAGGTTCGGCGCCTCGACATCGGGGTGGCGTCGGAGCTCGTCGAAGGGGAAGTCTGGCCTGCGTGGGTCGTGCACCCGTCCACCCTAGCGGCGCGCCAGCCACCCCAGTGCGGCCTGCGCGGCCCGGTATCCGGACATCCCGTGGCTCCCCGGTCCGGG
Proteins encoded:
- a CDS encoding class I SAM-dependent methyltransferase; amino-acid sequence: MHDPRRPDFPFDELRRHPDVEAPNLLAFDATDRLLGARGIDQAAARGLAGREIAVIGDAYGAVTLQLAAAGLTGVRVHQDLVTGRAALAGNAAALGLAGTYEAHELDAGLLSGVRLVLAQLPRGLAELEELADAVARWAAGDVVLVAGGRVKHMTLAMNAVLGSRFTEVGAGLAVQKSRLLTAARPRPVPERAPFPVCTAHDDVGLTLCAFGGAFAGPRLDLGTRFLLGFLDRMPGGPGSSAVDLGCGTGALAAAYALRHPGARVVATDRSAAAVRSARATMEANGVAGRVAVEHDDAGGSLPEASADVVLLNPPFHLGASVHAGAGLKLIRAAGRLLAPGGELWCVANSHLGYRAVLQSAVGRTEVAGRDRKFTVTRSVRRDRPRDVRATDPRA
- a CDS encoding sodium:calcium antiporter; amino-acid sequence: MSSWPLWALLLLFAVAAAVIWVAGIQLSKQTDVLDARLHLGSALGGLILLAVATNLPEIAITVSAALSGNLGVAVGNILGGIAVQTVVLVALDAIGTRKGEPLMYRASSLTLVIEAVTVVGVLGVVVAGSQMPSSLVAFRLTPAAVLIAAVWIVGLLAVQRSQKGLPWHEQGNAPGSQSKPQGHSKDSGDGSKKVSTGRAALIFSVAAIATLGAGVALERSGDAIAGHIGLSGVLFGATILALATSLPEISTGLASVKQGDYRLAVSDIFGGNAFLPVLFLVAVLISGQPVLPQAHNTDIYLTALAILLTLVYVMSLIFRPKRRIAGMGVDSFIVLVLYLLGVAGLFAVASG
- a CDS encoding SOUL family heme-binding protein, which translates into the protein MTEQQPYELLRRYADFELRRYPAHTVAEVEVDASFDRAGNAAFRHLFNYISGNNTARQSLAMTAPVVQGAAPGRPPSQKVTMTAPVLQSGPLDASRAGGAAAGEGAYAVAFVLPAGMTEESAPVPADPRVRIRTVPGSTAAVLRFSGRGSGEAFAKRSRELRDAMAAAGLEPSGPPRFARFDPPFKPFFLRRNEVVQDVARP